CGGCTTCTCTGCGTGGGGCGGCTGGGGCAGCTCCGCAGGCTCGATGTCGGGGACCCCGTCCACGTCAAAGCGGGGGTGCCAGCACGTCAGCTGCTCCTCGGGCACCACCATCGGGGGGTCCAGCGAGGCCAGGAAGGCCTGTGGCAGAGGGAGACCGGTGAACTGGACGCCCCCCTCGGGTGTACCCAGGTGCCAGTCCCCCCACGGCAACTCACCCGGTGGTGCTCCCGGACCCGCTGCACGAGGTTGTGGCTGAAAACCTGGCGCCGCTGCAGGAGGCGCGAGGCCGTGAGCCGGGGGGCCGCGGCCCCGTCCTCTGCGGGGAAAGTCAGACCTGAGTCCctcgggccagggccgggccACGCTGGTGGGCCGCGAAGCCCCACTCACCAGGCTCTAGCAGCGGCTCGATGGTGAGCTGGTAGGTGGACTTCTTCCCGCCGTCCCGGAAGGTGGGGACGCCGCGCTCCTGTCGGAAGCGGTAGCCGCCGGGGTACACGGTCTTGATCTGGCCCAGGTTGTGCTCCTCGAAGCGTCTGggagaccgggggggggggggggggtgtcagagcaGCAGGAGCACCCGGGCCGGGCCCCGGAGCCCCCCGACAGCCTCCGGCTCTGCCGGTCCTGGCTCACTTGCTCAGCACATCCTGCACGCCGCGCTGGACCTTGGCAAAGGTGGCGGTCTCGGCCCGGCTGTGCAGCATGCCCACGATCGTGTCCACGCTGCGGAACATCTCGGCCAGCACCTGGTACTTGTACGGCAGCACCAGGCCCGGGGGGCCCGGCTGGGCCAGGGCATGGAAGCGCTGGTAGGCGGGCAAGGCCTGCTGGCTGCTGCCGGGGAAAGCCAGCCTTGAGGGAAGGCACCCCCGGCCCCGGGCAGGGGAGGGCCTCTGGCTGGCTCGGTGTCCAGCCACAAACCGGCACGGGGCACTGGACACCGGTTTGACCCAGCTCACTGTGACCCGAGCTCTAAGGGGTCACAGGACAAgcccgagagcctggcaagaggcGGCAGATATAAGCCTGTCCACAGGCAGCAGACAACCCACCAGCCCCATGTAGCTCTGGAGCATGGACAGGACACACTGACTGTCCACGCTGCCCCTGCAGGAGATGTGGGCCCGAGTCCGCCCGGCCCTCTGTCCAGCTCACCGTGACTCCACGGCCTCCGCGGCTGGGGGTCTGTCCTCATCGTCGGTGTGGGCCGTCAGCTCCCGGGCCCGGGCGCCCAGCTCCCGGGCCCGCTGCAGGCACCGCCGGAGCTCGGAGGGGTCCTGGGCCGAGACCTGTGGTCAGGGGCGCTGTCAGTGGGCCGGCCCCCTCCCTCGCGGCCCCGCCGGGTCCTGCCGCCTCACCTGGTTCTCGGGCGCGGCTCTCTCGGCCTTTCtgctgggggtagggggctgcggggggctgggggcggccgggGGGCTGCGCTCTGGGACCTGCGGGAGCCTCGCGTGATGAGATGACCgatcccgccccccgccccgccgcgccccccgcccgccccgcgcgctcACCTCGGCGGCCGGCAGCCGCAGCCTCCtgcgcgcgggcggcgcgggctcGTCGCGCGTGGGctcggcgggcgggcgcgcgcgcttgcggctGCTGCCCGGGGTGCGGGGCAACAACTTGGCGGGGCTCGGCGTGCGCCAGGCCGGCTTGGCGCGCGGGACGGCGGaccccgggggcgcggggcggcggcgcgcgtAGAAGTCGGTGAGGCGGCGCTGCGCCATGgggaggcgggcgcggggcgcggggtccGGGCGCGGTGCAGGCGGGGCGTGGGGCGCGGGGTCCGGGCGCGGGgcaggcggggcgcggggccgccgggCACGCCGGAAGGAAGGACGCGGCGCGGTTCCCGCCGACTTTCGCGCgcagccggccccgccccgcgcctgcgccgcgctcgccccgccccgccgggccgcGGGGCCGCAGGGACGCGGGGTCGGCGCCTGGCTCGGGCGGCCCGGACGGCCCGCGGGGCTCGCACCCGGCCGCGGGGTGGCGGTTCTCGGGCCGCCCCGGGACGGGGAGACGCTCGGGCCCCGGAGCTTGTGCCGGGGCGCGgacgcctccctccctgcccaggtcACGGCCCTGCCCCCCGGGAGGAATGTGGCAGGGCCGGTCCCGGGTCCCGGCGCTGCCCTGCAGCCCGTGCCGCGAGGACCAGAGGGCActgcggagggccgggccggtcCCCGAGCCGCCGGCCTGAGCCCCGGGCACTGCCGAGGCTGCGCCCGCCCGTGCCCGAGCTCAGTGGGAGCCGGGCCAGGGGGAGCCGCGCGAGGGGCTGCAGACGCCGCCCTTGCTCCCAGCACCCCCGGTTCTCCCCTAATTCCGGTCCATGccccggtgctcagggcctgtccTTACGTGACGCCAGGGACTGGACCGGGGTCAgctagtgttcagggctgaccctctgcccactgccctgtctccagggttagattttattttacttatttttacatttttgttttatccgggggccgcacctggctctgtactcaggagtcattcctgcgggcaggggcgagggggccATATGGACGCAGGCACCGAGCCCGGCCAGCCTCGCGCAGGGCACACAGCCTTCTTCCGGACTGGGGCTCCGACCCCTCAAGCCCTCCAGGTTTTAAACAGCAGGTAACAAGTCCTCGGGGCCGTCAGGCCACGGAGGCCGCCCACAAACGCCCTGGCGCCGCGCTGCGCCCGGTGTGAAGCACGTCCTTCAGCTGTGAAACTACTAAATAAAATACGTACTTAAAGACAGACAAGGTCTCCTCGTCTTCTGTGGGAGTTGGGGCACAGCCCAACCCGGCGGTACtctgggcttcttcctggctctgcaggggtcagtgggctcagggggccgcaTGTTGCGGGAGAGTGCATCAGGGTTGGggcgggcaaggcaagcaccctccctccaCACTGACTGCTGTTCCCCTAATGTTTCAAAAGTTGACTTATTTTTGTCGTTTTTTCCTACTTTGATttctggaccacatccagcagtgctcagggtttgtgcCCTGTTTGGTGCAGGGGGTGGCGCCCCACCAGCCTGCAGTGACCCCCCTGTGCCCTGCATCTCCGTGACAAGCCTCAGTTTCATGTGCCAAGCTTCTGTTCTTTGCTTCATTTCCATGTTTCCCCAACATCTCATCTGAGAAACGCTCTAATTTCATTTCCTGAATCTTAACTCTAACTCATTCTCCCAGTACCTCTGGTTTTTACCTTACacgttttcttgtttgtttgttttgggtttggggccacacctggcagtactcaggggcttactcccagctctgcactcaggaatcactcctggcagtgcttaggggatcgtATGGATGCCAGGGGTCCAGCTTTGCAAGGCAGGGACCCTCGCTGCTGTGCCtctctgccttgcacgcagcccacctagGTTGGATCCCGGCGTTCcaccccctgggcaccgccaggagtaattctttttttttttttttttttttgctttttgggtcacacccatcgatactcaggggttactcctggctttgcactcaggaaccactcctggcggtgcttgggggaccatatgggatgccggggatcgagcccgggtcggccgcgtgcaaggcaaatgccctacccgttgtgctatcgctccggccccaagccaggagtaattcttaagtgtaaacccaggaggaacctctgggcattgctgttttggcccccaaaaataaaataaaattttaggggctggagcgatagcacagcgcagagggtgtttgccttgcacacggccgacccaggttcgattcccagcatcccatatggtcccccgagcaccgccaggagcaattcccgagtgcatgagccaggagtaacccctgtacatcactgggtgcgacccaaaaagcaaaagataaaataaaataaaactttaaataaatggattgaggctggagcaatagtacagagtgtagggcaaTTGTCTGGAACGTGGCAGagctgggtttaatctccagcaccctatatggtccctgaaataccaccaggcatgacccctgagcacagagccaagagtaatcctggagcacagatgggtgtggccccaaaagccaaaactaaaagttgtttaaataaaaataagtgaattaagTCATGAGGTATTCATGGAAATAATTACTGTAGGGAAAACAAGCAGtgataaacttttttctttttgctttttgggtcatacccggcgatgcacaggggttactcctggctcatgcactcaggaatgatttctggcggtgctcaggggaccatatgggatgctgggatttgaacccaggtttgccacgtgcaaggcaaacgccctccccactgtgctatcactccagcccccagcagtgaTAAACTTTAGCTTCCCAACGAAATTAGGTCTTGGTCTGTGGAGGTAGttccagggttaaggcacttgccctgtgtcTGACCGCCCAGCTCAATGGCCAGGCTCACctggtcctcagagccccaccaggagtctcctgagcacaaagccaggagtggccatgAGTTCCAGCCCAGCCACTTCCCAAAATTAGATTTTTACTTCCTAGGTCTAGCACTGTGTGGATGGGCAGGGCCTAAGGAGCAGGTGGCAGGTGCGCACTGCCCATTCAGGGGGGCTGACAGGGACAGCACAGGGGGGACACTGGCCCACAGGTAGCCCACCCACTTGGGTCCCAGTATGGCCGGGTATATACGGTCCCGAGCATGACCGGGACTGAGCCCAGAGCTCAGGGCAGCTGTaggcctaaaacaaaaacaatgacacaGCACATGAGGGTTTTCCAAGCCTGAGTTTTAATTCCTAACATGGTAAATATCAACAGATGCAAACCCCCATCAGCAAAAGCCCTTGGGGCCTCAGCACTTCTTACGGGTCTGGACACAGACCCAAACAGGCAGTGGCTCCAGGCCACGGCCAGGTGCCTGGACAGACGCATGCCAGCGGAAGATGAGAAGGTGCTAGAGATCTGATCTCAGCCGTACGTGAGGACGGTTGTGTCTACACTGCCTGTGTATGCTGCGTCAGTGTCCACACCACTGAAGAAGGTGAGGGCATCTGTACACGCCACGCACATGTGCTGTGTCGCTGGTGAACGTGATAGCAGCTGGGTCTACACTGCCCGCATGAGCCACGTCACTGCTGAACGTGAGGGCACCTCTGTGTCTACACTGCCTGTGTGAGGATAATCACGTTTATACTGCCCGCATATGCAGCAATTCACCTGCTGCCCAGATGCAAGGACACCTGCATAAAAGCTGCTAAGAGGTCATGTACTATATCCTGGAggctaaaagagcctccaatgcagcaccattggaaaggacgagtaaagagaggcttctaaaatctcagggctaaaataaaataaaataaaataaaatctcagggctagtgaatggggacattactgagactgctcaagaaacttgacaatcaacgggatgatgatgatgatgatgataatgagagGCTAACTATTCTCATCACACAGAAAAATATTCTCTGTGAGGTAAGacaatccccatcaccaccagcAGCAACACCAACATCACCATCAGCACCAAAACCACCAAAATCAGCATCAGCACCAACATCAGCATCACCATCACTACCAGCATCACCATCACTACCAGCATCAGCACCAACGTCCCCATCAGCACCACTATCAGCACTGCTGGcatcaccatcactaccaccaccgttatcatcaccgtcactgtcactgaccACACACTGAACAAACGGAGAGTTTGTTGGATCTCCTCCCCCTGGTCCAGAGAACCCACCCCGGGACCTGCCTCTGTCAGTCTGTGCCCGTGCCCGGGAGACGCTGCCTCTGTCCCAGTGCCATCTGCAGTCAGAGTGAGCACAGTCACCTTGCAGCAGGTGGGCTGTGTGTGGGCCCCAGGGTGCGCTCCCCCTCCAGGTGGCCCTCACTCAGCACCCCACGTTCACACACACAGCCGGCTCTGCACCCCACCTACCCCCCGCGCCTCCTCTGCTCGCTCGTCCTTCCTCGAGAGCTgccaggtgccaggaattgacagCGAAGAAGCCTCTGCATCCCCTGGGTGCTGCCGCCAGGACGGAGCTTTTCAGGGGTGAGTGATGGGTGCCGGGCCTGTGCCAGGCCTGTGCCGGGCCTGTGCCGGGTCTGCATGAAGCTTCTGCCTTCACTGAAGGAGCTAGGCCTCAGCCTGGCCTACCCCTTTCCCGTCTCCTGCCCGACAGCCTCGGCATCTCTCCCCAGGCCTCAATTTCCCCAGGCATGGGGGCCGGTGGGAGGCCCTGCAAGAGAACAAGGCATCTTCTCTGTGCCCACCCCATCGACACCTGGGATGTAGCTTGAAACTGCCGGGGCCATGCAGGCTGGGAAGCCAGTGGTAGGACACGGCAGCACCGGGCGGCGAGGGCTGCGGTGTCACGCTGAACCTCACACAGGCACGACACGGACCTCTGGGGGCCCGcgtgatgctcggggaccattgTGGCACCTCCGGGCAGGCACCTGTGCCCAGCGCTCACTCTCCCGCCCCTCAGGTGCAGCCCTATACCCAAATGAGGCCTCAGAGGGCCTCagagaaagcacaggggttaaCGCCCTCCATTGCCCACCCAGGGCCCCCCTCGGCTCTACACGTGGTCCCAAGGCATCGCCAGGgggcacttctgagcacagaaccaggaatacccACCAAATAAACAGTCTACCTGTTCAAGTATATAAACATAGATAGGTAATGTTTTCCAGTGCTCAGCATGGACTCACTGAGCTACCTgacacccaccctcccccaccagtcCTTTGCTCTGGGGGGCGGCACAGATGGCTCAGGTTCTGACCCGATACCgcacagtccccaagcactgccaggagtgacccccaggccagcgcggagccaggagtggccctgatgGCACCGTTTTGTGGTGTTTTTACCTCAGTTTGGAAGAACTGTGCAATTTTGAGCATGGAGTTTTATGCAAATGGAGCTGAATCAGAATTCATGAAATTCACAGCTGAGAACCTGTGCTTCCATATGAAAGTGTACTGTGTATGCTTGGAAGGTTTCCTGCAACAGAACAAAGTTTAAAATTAACTAACTAGAGGGTGAGTCCAGTTCCCTTCACTGACTGGACCCAGGTtatgggcagggaggggaagggagagacagggagggaaggacaggcCAAGGCagggggggacagggcagggctgggaagggagggacagggacggacaggacagggagggaaaggacagggaggggctgggcacggagggacagggcagggcagggccgggcagggagggacagggcagggcagggccgggcagggagggacagggcagggaggggttgggcagggagggacagggcagggaaggactgggaggggctgggcact
This Sorex araneus isolate mSorAra2 chromosome 8, mSorAra2.pri, whole genome shotgun sequence DNA region includes the following protein-coding sequences:
- the CDT1 gene encoding DNA replication factor Cdt1 isoform X2, with amino-acid sequence MAQRRLTDFYARRRPAPPGSAVPRAKPAWRTPSPAKLLPRTPGSSRKRARPPAEPTRDEPAPPARRRLRLPAAEVPERSPPAAPSPPQPPTPSRKAERAAPENQVSAQDPSELRRCLQRARELGARARELTAHTDDEDRPPAAEAVESRQQALPAYQRFHALAQPGPPGLVLPYKYQVLAEMFRSVDTIVGMLHSRAETATFAKVQRGVQDVLSKRFEEHNLGQIKTVYPGGYRFRQERGVPTFRDGGKKSTYQLTIEPLLEPEDGAAAPRLTASRLLQRRQVFSHNLVQRVREHHRAFLASLDPPMVVPEEQLTCWHPRFDVDGVPDIEPAELPQPPHAEKPATAQEVLSRARSLLSPKMEQALTALAQRTAQADSPAAPSLPAPASPPTTPAALKGVSQALLERVRAKEVQRQLARMTRRPEQEQRLERLERLPELARLLRGVFVAERKPALAMDVACARMVGSYRSAMSPEEMERHLRLLSELLPDWLSLHRVRSDTYVRVDKAADLAGLTARLACLARAEAAL
- the CDT1 gene encoding DNA replication factor Cdt1 isoform X1; translation: MAQRRLTDFYARRRPAPPGSAVPRAKPAWRTPSPAKLLPRTPGSSRKRARPPAEPTRDEPAPPARRRLRLPAAEVPERSPPAAPSPPQPPTPSRKAERAAPENQVSAQDPSELRRCLQRARELGARARELTAHTDDEDRPPAAEAVESRSQQALPAYQRFHALAQPGPPGLVLPYKYQVLAEMFRSVDTIVGMLHSRAETATFAKVQRGVQDVLSKRFEEHNLGQIKTVYPGGYRFRQERGVPTFRDGGKKSTYQLTIEPLLEPEDGAAAPRLTASRLLQRRQVFSHNLVQRVREHHRAFLASLDPPMVVPEEQLTCWHPRFDVDGVPDIEPAELPQPPHAEKPATAQEVLSRARSLLSPKMEQALTALAQRTAQADSPAAPSLPAPASPPTTPAALKGVSQALLERVRAKEVQRQLARMTRRPEQEQRLERLERLPELARLLRGVFVAERKPALAMDVACARMVGSYRSAMSPEEMERHLRLLSELLPDWLSLHRVRSDTYVRVDKAADLAGLTARLACLARAEAAL
- the CDT1 gene encoding DNA replication factor Cdt1 isoform X3; this encodes MAQRRLTDFYARRRPAPPGSAVPRAKPAWRTPSPAKLLPRTPGSSRKRARPPAEPTRDEPAPPARRRLRLPAAEVSAQDPSELRRCLQRARELGARARELTAHTDDEDRPPAAEAVESRSQQALPAYQRFHALAQPGPPGLVLPYKYQVLAEMFRSVDTIVGMLHSRAETATFAKVQRGVQDVLSKRFEEHNLGQIKTVYPGGYRFRQERGVPTFRDGGKKSTYQLTIEPLLEPEDGAAAPRLTASRLLQRRQVFSHNLVQRVREHHRAFLASLDPPMVVPEEQLTCWHPRFDVDGVPDIEPAELPQPPHAEKPATAQEVLSRARSLLSPKMEQALTALAQRTAQADSPAAPSLPAPASPPTTPAALKGVSQALLERVRAKEVQRQLARMTRRPEQEQRLERLERLPELARLLRGVFVAERKPALAMDVACARMVGSYRSAMSPEEMERHLRLLSELLPDWLSLHRVRSDTYVRVDKAADLAGLTARLACLARAEAAL